A genomic window from Plasmodium malariae genome assembly, chromosome: 10 includes:
- the PmUG01_10024600 gene encoding 40S ribosomal protein S9, putative, with amino-acid sequence MPKSYRNYSKTARNPKRPFEKERLDQELKLIGEYGLKNKREIWRVQYLLAKIRSAARYLLTLEEKSPKRIFQGEALLRRMVRQGLLGENEEKLDYVLGLTLPKLLERRLQTKVFKLGLAKSVHHARVLIRQRHIRVGKQMVDIPSFLVRVDSEKHIDFSTTSPYGGGRPGRVKRKSLRNQKEKNEGEGE; translated from the exons atgCCAAAGAGTTACAGAAATTATTCCAAAACTGCAAGAAACCCAAAGCGTCCCTTTgagaaa GAACGTTTAGATCAGGAACTGAAATTAATCGGGGAGTATGGTCTTAAGAACAAGAGAGAAATATGGAG agTTCAGTACTTACTGGCCAAGATCCGTTCAGCAGCAAGGTATTTATTAACATTAGAAGAGAAAAGCCCGAAAAGAATTTTCCAAGGAGAGGCATTATTAAGAAGAATGGTACGTCAAGGATTATTAGGTGAGAATGAAGAAAAGTTAGATTATGTGTTAGGATTGACTTTACCCAAGTTATTAGAAAGACGACTGCAAACAAAAGTATTTAAACTGGGATTAGCAAAATCTGTACATCATGCTAGGGTATTAATTAGACAAAGACATATAAGAGTTGGTAAACAAATGGTAGACATTCCATCTTTCTTAGTACGTGTGGACTCAGAAAAACACATCGACTTTTCGACGACTTCACCTTATGGGGGTGGTAGACCTGGAAGGGTTAAGAGAAAATCTCTGAGAAAccaaaaagagaaaaatgagGGCGAAGGAGAATAA
- the PmUG01_10024700 gene encoding conserved Plasmodium protein, unknown function, with protein sequence MIIYPNNSVILLVLIPFFFFFCKLKIAKSSLHYYYKKVHTVAENGKNRNNNVYGIIQRKKNLTHKLFFLKKEKNVNHFFNYNKDFGNKLISILSINHNVILLDEKDSSVLTNVNINNDCLNELIVPFKGAHRFTKCYLFHLKSGNLLYEGLVNSEKKEDGEGGTMRNGSNTNGINTNGSNTNGSNTNGSNTNGSNTNGSNTNGSNTNGINTNGSNTNGSNTNGSNTNGSNTNGSNTNGSNTNGSNTNGSNTNGSNTNGSNTNGSNTNGSNTNGSNTNGSNTNGSNTNGSNTNGINTNGSNTNGSNTNGNSSHHNSSERCCPHLRPPHIERYINRQLVKLANELISMKKIFEKREKQTQGGDSSDYSYTNQSSDINNVSCGTCDGMWWDFYINKKEKPLKCFVYLDLPEGTVMLKPRKIKDKNFLISINALNDIRRNNKDILKNIYFKKFNITFDYIYKNCNFITLLINKFIDQPYFMNAFTLFSLLSSLYIISDSFYQSFLMLLSSEIIWNPIIYNAWCSIYHTTLPLKLFMIKQTFSYSKVAFDYLVEQIRSKLLRLETSLINSSLKRKILVDTRKENTYDRKTFVIATEDYSESDNEGDFTYI encoded by the coding sequence ATGATTATATATCCAAATAATAGTGTCATTCTGTTGGTTTtaattcccttttttttttttttttgtaaattaaaaatagcaaaaagctcactacattattattacaaaaaagtaCACACAGTTGCTGAGAATGGAAagaatagaaataataatgtgtATGGTATTATTCAACGCAAAAAGAATTTAACacataaattattctttttgaaaaaagagaaaaacgtcaatcatttttttaattataataaagactttggaaataaattaattagtaTACTTTCCATAAATCATAATGTAATTCTCTTAGATGAAAAGGATTCTAGCGTATTAACGAacgtaaatattaataatgacTGTTTAAATGAGTTAATAGTCCCTTTTAAAGGGGCACACAGATTTACAAAATGCTACCTTTTTCATTTGAAGAGTGGCAATTTGTTATATGAGGGCCTCGTGAACTCCGAAAAGAAGGAGGATGGGGAAGGTGGAACAATGAGAAATGGAAGTAATACAAATGGAATTAATACCAATGGAAGTAATACCAATGGAAGTAATACCAATGGAAGTAATACCAATGGAAGTAATACCAATGGAAGTAATACCAATGGAAGTAATACAAATGGAATTAATACCAATGGAAGTAATACAAATGGAAGTAATACAAATGGAAGTAATACAAATGGAAGTAATACAAATGGAAGTAATACAAATGGAAGTAATACAAATGGAAGTAATACAAATGGAAGTAATACAAATGGAAGTAATACAAATGGAAGTAATACAAATGGAAGTAATACAAATGGAAGTAATACAAATGGAAGTAATACAAATGGAAGTAATACAAATGGAAGTAATACAAATGGAAGTAATACAAATGGAATTAATACCAATGGAAGTAATACCAATGGAAGTAATACCAATGGAAATAGTTCCCATCATAACAGTAGTGAAAGATGCTGTCCGCACTTGAGGCCCCCCCATATTGAAAGGTACATTAATCGGCAGCTTGTAAAACTAGCGAATGAACTTATAAGCATGAAAAAAATCtttgaaaaaagagaaaagcaAACACAGGGAGGTGATAGTAGTGATTATAGTTATACTAACCAAAGTAGCGATATTAACAACGTTAGTTGTGGTACCTGTGATGGCATGTGGTGGGACTTTTATATCAACAAAAAGGAGAAGCCACTGAAGTGCTTTGTTTATCTGGACCTCCCTGAAGGTACAGTAATGCTTAAGCccagaaaaataaaagataagaattttttaatttctattAATGCATTAAATGATAttagaagaaataataaggatatattaaaaaatatatattttaaaaagtttaatataacatttgattatatatataaaaattgcaATTTTATAACTCtgttaattaataaatttatagatCAGCCATATTTTATGAATgcatttacattattttcattattatcatctctttatattattagtgATTCATTTTATCAAAGTTTTCTAATGTTGTTAAGTAGCGAAATAATATGGAAtcctattatatataacgcTTGGTGTAGTATATACCATACTACGTTACcactaaaattatttatgattAAGCAAACTTTTTCATATTCTAAGGTAGCTTTTGATTACCTAGTTGAACAAATAAGATCGAAGTTACTTCGTTTAGAAACGTCCTTAATTAACTCTTctttgaaaagaaaaattcttGTAGATACTAGGAAGGAAAACACCTATGATAGGAAAACGTTTGTTATAGCAACAGAAGACTATAGCGAGAGTGATAACGAAGGAGATTTTACTTACATTTAA
- the PmUG01_10024800 gene encoding conserved Plasmodium protein, unknown function — MVFYTSTEGNKINDYVITRSVSTKRVYTTTNISEGNIKNKKEENSNSEEGEGKEEVLHKKNIENNLQNLKDDLSNSLDFGLFIKLKDLNSIQNNNIHEINELLKKEKQEKKKKYCSEVKAVTNKKKEEIIIKKKYNIKKKKEKETESYGQSDLVLDTCEKAWNKERKHSKRDSICNNIDCSGGNIGGNSNNLGGSSNSNNIASSSNSNNLGGSSNSNNIASSSNSNSNNLGGSSNSNNISNSSNINNISSSTSNNISSSINNKINSSTNNKINSSTNNKINSSNSNNISSSTSNNISSSINNKINSSTNNKINSSNSNNISSSNSNNIASSSNSNNIASSSNSNNIANSSNSNNNSNICGNISGNISGNNGSNICYSKKKRKRREKEDTDFVVAKEGRKELKMNYNINNKEKEIIVREEDDKINDYNNNTISEFDHIEIINNIRDVEKNEQIEEQIKELEELENLERKREGGKISESNNSNNKNSSYSNNNNCNNNYYYNSSNNNYNSNSNKYNSSNINYNSSNNKYNSSNYNNNYSNSNGYYKIKKEEEKKYKRIEKVISINNNDKEYYNDHHHDLRLTSNKENIEILNESIEQLHRDIEEEEGKSHMVDNVYNNIIPCEDRSNNYNNINHNSSNYNSSNYNHCSNNNSSNNYSSNNYSSNNKSSNNKSISNKSINNKSINNKSINNKSINNKSINNKSINNKSSNNYSSNNYSSNNYSSNNNNSNNNNINNNSSSNHNIKGGRVLRNLNKSSVISEKRASTNKIIKSYSTKQVTPNNVGVLGRRRRKHSDLTTVENENINRVSNTTTAGTTGTITNNHGSSCNKNITSSRSSNNNNTIDNNYLNNTINDNNNSDNIESNNTEEENKSVHCYNNYKNYNNYGNYNSSGNNNSRSNFDNYKENFANQKNNDYNIYNNYNGNINNGNAKNNNTNENNSYDDANNNNTNENNRYDNANSSHDNANSSYDNANNRYDNANNRYDNANSSYDNANSSYDNANSSYDNANSNYDNAKINNSADVNEGSVYKLLTTCVKTNEKMVNGKGTAKLKGNRGKKHRKAFNKINVNANILKSINKNSNAKYGNTTNVNTYVTHNNERKDNNASNENSELTIHQKIKNSSGSHFNKQNSRGDDTYANENATDYVNNINNSANNYSSRYNERYIEPQDEPEQKKRKKRVTEEGSKESSKINVGNNYQVPKLPNFFLCRSELMYKNYETNEESNDQFCLSCSGLPCHCRVGEATLVYSPLMLERVREKCMKNRGYHKCVKNEIELSAYVQECAKSWKSNIDEWVPFSPEYAYKLLHYANYDPYKAISIMKSSEFSFRKIMDPPTRKYQNKWKPKDKREHISKNPFPSPLTIRTYLSKRHHNSGYHLR; from the exons atggttTTTTACACTTCAACCgaaggaaataaaataaatgattatgTTATAACTAGATCAGTAAGTACTAAAAGAGTGTATACTACTACGAATATATCAGaaggaaatataaaaaataagaaggaGGAGAATAGTAACAGCGAAGAGGGAGAAGGAAAAGAAGAagtattacataaaaaaaatattgaaaataatttgcAAAATCTTAAAGATGATTTAAGTAATTCTCTTGATTTTggtttatttataaaactaAAAGATTTGAATAGTATccaaaataataacatacatgaaattaatgaattattgaaaaaggaaaaacaagagaaaaaaaagaaatactgTAGTGAAGTGAAAGCTGTtactaataaaaagaaagaagaaattattataaagaaaaaatataatattaaaaaaaagaaagaaaaagaaactGAATCATACGGACAAAGTGATCTAGTATTGGACACGTGTGAAAAAGCGTGGAATAAGGAAAGGAAACATAGCAAAAGGGATAgcatttgtaataatatagacTGTAGTGGTGGCAATATCGgtggtaatagtaataacttAGGCGGAagcagtaatagtaataacatagctagtagtagtaatagtaataacttAGGTGGAagcagtaatagtaataacatagctagtagtagtaatagtaatagtaataacttAGGTGGAagcagtaatagtaataacatcagtaacagtagtaatattaataacatcAGTAGTAGTACTAGTAATAACATTAGTAgtagtattaataataaaatcaatagtagtactaataataaaatcaatagtagtactaataataaaatcaatagtagtaatagtaataacatcAGTAGTAGTACTAGTAATAACATTAGTAgtagtattaataataaaatcaatagtagtactaataataaaatcaatagtagtaatagtaataacatcagtagtagtaatagtaataacatagctagtagtagtaatagtaataacatagctagtagtagtaatagtaataacatagctaatagtagtaatagtaataacaacagTAATATTTGCGGCAATATCAGTGGTAATATAAGTGGCAATAACGGAAGTAACATTTGCTATAGtaagaagaagaggaagaggaGGGAGAAAGAAGATACAGATTTCGTAGTTGCAAAAGAAGGAAggaaagaattaaaaatgaactataacattaataataaagagaaagaaataaTAGTTAGAGAAGaagatgataaaataaacgattacaataataatactattaGTGAGTTTGATcatatagaaataattaataatattagggatgtcgaaaaaaatgaacaaatagaAGAACAAATAAAGGAGCTCGAGGAGCTTGAAAAtttagaaagaaaaagagaaggTGGAAAGATAAGTGAAAGTaacaacagtaataataaaaatagtagttatagtaataataacaactgtaataataattattattataatagtagtaacaataattataatagtaatagcaataagtataatagtagtaacattaattataatagtagtaacaataagtataatagtagtaattacaataataattatagtaatagtaatggttattacaaaataaagaaagaagaggaaaaaaaatataaaagaattgaAAAAGTGATCAGTATAAATAACAATGAcaaagaatattataatgatCATCATCATGACTTACGTTTAACAAgcaataaagaaaatatcgAAATACTTAATGAATCAATTGAACAACTTCACAGGGATATAGAGGAAGAGGAGGGGAAGTCACATATGGTCGACAATGTTTATAACAACATAATTCCATGTGAAGATAgaagtaataattataataatattaatcaTAACAGTAGCAActataatagtagtaattaTAACCATtgcagtaataataacagcaGCAATAATTACAGCAGCAATAATTACAGCAGCAATAATAAAAGCAGCAATAATAAAAGCATCAGTAATAAAAGCATCAATAATAAAAGCATCAATAATAAAAGCATCAATAATAAAAGCATCAATAATAAAAGCATCAATAATAAAAGCATCAATAATAAAAGCAGCAATAATTATAGCAGCAATAATTATAGCAGCAATAATTACAGCAGCAATAACAACAACAGCAATAACAACAACATCAATAACAACAGCAGTAGTAACCATAATATTAAGGGGGGTAGGGTTCTACGAAATCTGAACAAATCCAGTGTTATAAGTGAAAAAAGGGCaagtacaaataaaataattaaaagttATTCAACGAAACAAGTGACGCCAAATAATGTAGGGGTACTTGGTAGAAGAAGGAGAAAACATTCAGATTTGACCACTGTAGAAAacgaaaatattaatagagTTAGTAATACAACTACAGCTGGAACTACAGGTACCATTACAAATAACCATGGTAGCAGTTGTAACAAGAATATTACGAGTAGTAGGagtagcaataataataataccatTGACAATAACTACTTGAATAACACAATCAATGATAATAACAACAGTGATAACATTGAAAGCAATAACACTGAAGAGGAGAACAAGAGTGTACATTGttataacaattataaaaattataataattatggtAATTACAATAGTAGTGGAAACAACAACAGTAGGAGTAATTTTGATAATTATAAGGAAAATTTTGCTAATcagaaaaataatgattacaacatttataataattataatggaaatattaacaatggtaatgcaaaaaataacAACACGAATGAGAATAATAGCTACGATGATGCTAATAATAACAACACGAATGAGAATAATAGGTACGATAATGCTAATAGTAGCCATGATAATGCTAATAGTAGCTATGATAATGCTAATAATAGGTACGATAATGCTAATAATAGGTACGATAATGCTAATAGTAGCTACGATAATGCTAATAGTAGCTACGATAATGCTAATAGTAGCTACGATAATGCTAATAGTAACTACGATAATGCTAAAATCAACAACAGCGCTGATGTAAACGAGGGGAGtgtgtataaattattaactaCGTGTGTAAAAACAAACGAAAAGATGGTAAATGGAAAAGGTACTGCAAAATTAAAAGGCAACAGAGGTAAAAAGCACAGAAAAgcatttaacaaaattaatgttaatgcgaatattttaaaaagtataaataaaaatagtaacgcaaaatatggaaatacAACAAATGTTAATACCTATGTTACACACAATAATGaaagaaaagataataatGCATCAAATGAAAATTCAGAACTTACAAttcatcaaaaaattaaaaattcttcCGGATCTCATTTTAATAAGCAGAACAGTAGGGGAGATGATACATATGCTAATGAAAATGCCACTgattatgttaataatattaacaattcCGCAAACAATTATTCCTCGCGTTATAATGAAAGATACATTGAACCGCAAGATGAGCCGg aacaaaaaaaaagaaaaaaaagagttacGGAAGAAGGATCCAAAGAAagtagtaaaataaatgtcGGAAATAATTATCAAGTGCCCAAATTACCAAACTTCTTTTTATGTCGCTCAGAATtgatgtataaaaattatgagaCAAATGAAGAATCAAATGATCAGTTTTGCCTGTCCTGTTCAGGTTTACCTTGTCACTGTCGAGTTGGGGAAGCTACATTAGTATATTCTCCTCTAATGCTAGAAAGAGTAAGAGAGAAATGTATGAAGAACAGAGGTTATCACAAATGTGTAAAGAATGAAATTGAATTATCAGCATATGTACAGGAGTGTGCAAAAAGTTGGAAATCAAACATAGATGAATGGGTACCATTTTCACCtgaatatgcatataaattattacattatgCAAATTATGATCCATATAAAGCTATAAGTATTATGAAATCATCCGAATTTTCTTTTCGAAAAATTATGGATCCACCTACTAgaaaatatcaaaataaatgGAAACCCAAAGACAAAAGGGAGCATATTTCGAAAAACCCATTCCCATCTCCATTAACCATAAGGACATATCTGTCCAAAAGACATCATAACAGTGGTTATCATTTAAgataa